CACAATATGGCTATCTACTACTAAGCGTCATCCTGATGTCCAGCCTTATCGCTATGTTACTCCAAAGCATGTGTGCCAAACTCGGCATCGTTACCGGCCTTGACCTCGCCCAAGCCACCCGCTTAAAAACCGGAAAAAAAGGCGGATTTGTTCTGTGGATTATTGCCGAACTCGCCATCATGGCAACCGATATTGCAGAAGTCATCGGTAGCGCCGTAGCCCTAAACCTGCTATTCGGCATACCACTCATACTCGGCGTTATCATAACAGTGCTCGACGTTTTCCTACTTCTCGTACTAGCAAAATTCGGCTTCCGCAAAATAGAAGCCATCGTCGTAACACTCATCCTAACTATCCTTGTGATCTTTTTATACGAAGTCATACTATCTCAACCTAACGTTTCCGACCTACTCGGCGGATTCGTCCCACAAAAAGAAGTTATCACAGACAAAGGCGCACTATTCCTAGCACTCGGCATCATCGGCGCGACCGTTATGCCACACAATCTCTACCTACATTCATCGATCGTTCAAGCTCGAAAATACGATCGTAACGATAAAAAATCACTCAAAGAAGCCATCAAATTTTCGACAATTGATTCCAATATTCAGCTAACCGCAGCATTCATCGTCAACTGCCTACTTCTTATTCTAGGCGCAGCCCTATTTTTCGGACAAGATACCAGCAACCTAGGTCAGTTCACCCAACTCTACGATGCTCTGCAAAATAATGCCATTGTTGGCGCCATTGCGAGTCCGGCCCTAAGCGTTCTCTTCGCAGTCGCCTTACTCGCATCAGGGCAAAACGCGACAATCACAGGAACATTAACCGGTCAAATCGTCATGGAAGGCTTCATCCACATGAAATTACCCGTCTGGATGCGCCGACTAATCACACGAATACTCGCTATCATTCCAGTCATTATCTGTATCGTGATTTACGGCGACCAAGAGAACGCAGTCGAGCAACTCCTAATCTACACCCAAGTTTTCCTAAGTATTGCGCTACCATTCTCCATGATCCCACTCACAATTTTCACCAGTAGCAAAAAACTAATGGGCGAATTCCGAAACCGCTTATGGGTCACTAGCCTAGCATGGATCATAACCATCGTGCTCAGCGTACTGAACATCCAATTAATCATCCAAACCCTTTCAGGACTCGGTTAAAAAAATAAAATCCAGGGTAACTCATTTTCATGAGTTACCCTGGATTTTTATTTTAAACTACTTTAGAAACATCATTTTTAATTATCCATTTCTAAGCGATAAGATTCCTTTAAAACAAAGTGAATTAACATAATTCGCATTCCCATATGATATTTTTTCTCTACTACAAGAGAATTAGAATCGCTAATAAAATTTTTCATCTCATCTGGTGTTATTTCTGCATACAAAGCCAACGTTTCAATACTCAGATCAAAATAATGAATCAATCCATCAATAACTCCTAATAATTTTTCATCATCACTTGTTGCATCAAGAGATCCTACCAAAAAAGGTAATATATATTCCGCATGAGTAGTTCGGCTGTCAGGGTTAGACCTATAATCCTCGTCCAGATTTATTACATCTATACCTAACAGCTTTGAGACCGATTTCTCTGTAAGGCCGTACTTATCTTTTAAAATAGCAGTTCCTGATTGAATAGTTCCATCGAACAATTTGTTCACTCCTTTACAAATAATTTGATTTCCTACAAAACTAATGATACCATCAATGTGAATAAAACAACAAAGAAAAGAGGGATAAAATGAACATAACAAGAAATATAGTTCAATATCTAGGAGCCTTATTACTAATTTCAGGGGGATTATTTTTTATATCACCTAGTAATCCGCATGCAGAAATTACACCAGAAGAAGCAGCTGAAGCTTTTGAAGGAGTTAGTCTAGGGCAAGACTCAGCAACAGTAGACATAATGGCTGAGCCCAATTTACAAAGTCCTGTAAAATTATTAAGAAGTACTAAATTAGTCGGACAATTGAAACTTTGGGTTACATTCAAACCAAACTACATCAACTGGCGAACCACTATGTACGTATCCGCAAACTCATTCAAAGGAACAATACGTGTGACCAATACGAATTCTGGTTTATTACACGGTAACACTCCTGTTAATAGCTTTGCTGGGCACATATCACAACCACTACTTAGAAGCACTTTTCAAGCTCAATTATATGGAAATGCTTATTATGGTGGAGTTTCTGTTGGAAAAGCATTCGGTTCTGGAATTATCATGTGGCAAATTAAATAAATAGAGGCTATAAATTCGGTTCTATAGAAAATGTTGGGGTAGGAAATAATCTACCTCAACATTTTTATTAGCAATACTAACGAAAAAAGCCGCAACACAAGGCCACGGCTTTTCTCAGCGCAATCAAAAGGAGAAATTCACACAATCAAATAAAGGGGGTATTTGTATTGTGATTTATTTCACGTCAATAATATACCACATCTAAGATAATAATTCAATGTTTCACAAAGATTTTTTTTAGTGATCTAAATCGACTCATCCTACCAGATAATCTTCATTCGTATATAACAATATCCCTAAACAAATAATAAGTCATAATATCATGCTTATTTCATCTCAAATCAGATGTTTTCCATTTAACAAAGCCTTTATACTCCAAAATCCAGAATATTTTTCATAAAAAAACAAAAATAGGATTCTCAATGAAGAACCCTATTTTATCAATAACAAAAATAATATTTATTTATTCACATCACTATTTTTCACAAAGATAAACAAAAAACCAAATCTACTTCACCAATTCTTCCAGCTCATTCAAACGCTGCTCAAAAACTTTCAACGCATCCGTCACGGGTTTAGACGTAGTCATATCCACCCCAGCTTTTTTCAACACCTCAATTGGAAAATCAGAACTTCCAGCTTTTAAAAATGCCAAATAATGCTCAATGTCTTCTGCACTACCATGTAAAATCCGATCACTAAGCGCTGATGCCGCACTGAATCCTGTCGCATATTGGAACACATAATAATTCATATAGAAATGCGGAATCCGCGACCATTCCAGCCCGATCTCCTCATCATATACAATCTCACTGCCATAATACTTCTCATTGATAGCAAAATAATTCTCCGTTAAGAATTCAGCCGTTAACGCCTCACCCTTCTGATCCGCCTGATAAATAAAATGCTCAAACTCAGCAAATTGCGTTTGACGGAATACCGTTCCTTTAAAACCGTCCAAATAATGATTCAGCAAATAGGCACGCACTTTTGGATCATCATATTTCTTCAACATATAATCCGTCAACAAGTTCTCATTCGTCGTCGAAGCAACCTCTGCCAAGAAAATCGGATAGTCCCCATACACAAATGGCTGATTTTCACGCGTATAGTAACTATGCACACTATGACCTAACTCATGCGCCAGCGTAAACACATTATCAATCGTATCCTGCCAATTCATCAAGATATACGGACTCGTACTATAAGCACCCGATGAATAAGCACCACTACGTTTCCCTTTATTTTCAACAACATCAATCCAACGACTCTCAAATGCTTCCTTCAAAATCCCCTGGTATTCTTCCCCCAAAGGCGCTAGTCCATTCAAAACAATATCTTTCGCTTCGTCATACGTGAACGCCAAATGTACATCCGTTGAGAGCGGCGTATACATA
The sequence above is drawn from the Listeria weihenstephanensis genome and encodes:
- a CDS encoding Nramp family divalent metal transporter, with protein sequence MTDKKNDKKIIKHTPPNGSSLGEINNSVSIPKNGGFWRKLLAYSGPGALVAVGYMDPGNWITSIQGGSQYGYLLLSVILMSSLIAMLLQSMCAKLGIVTGLDLAQATRLKTGKKGGFVLWIIAELAIMATDIAEVIGSAVALNLLFGIPLILGVIITVLDVFLLLVLAKFGFRKIEAIVVTLILTILVIFLYEVILSQPNVSDLLGGFVPQKEVITDKGALFLALGIIGATVMPHNLYLHSSIVQARKYDRNDKKSLKEAIKFSTIDSNIQLTAAFIVNCLLLILGAALFFGQDTSNLGQFTQLYDALQNNAIVGAIASPALSVLFAVALLASGQNATITGTLTGQIVMEGFIHMKLPVWMRRLITRILAIIPVIICIVIYGDQENAVEQLLIYTQVFLSIALPFSMIPLTIFTSSKKLMGEFRNRLWVTSLAWIITIVLSVLNIQLIIQTLSGLG
- a CDS encoding HTH domain-containing protein — encoded protein: MFDGTIQSGTAILKDKYGLTEKSVSKLLGIDVINLDEDYRSNPDSRTTHAEYILPFLVGSLDATSDDEKLLGVIDGLIHYFDLSIETLALYAEITPDEMKNFISDSNSLVVEKKYHMGMRIMLIHFVLKESYRLEMDN